The following proteins are co-located in the Rhodanobacteraceae bacterium genome:
- a CDS encoding serine/threonine protein kinase: MPAQTAARVIGGSRSCCSSQRRGAGRTAADRALRHAVAARQRRHGRGLSGARCGTRRRGGDQDRGGRRSAPAQRLRREAELLARLSHPHVCPILEWQEEDDGAWIVMPVLDGTTSIVARDLTVDTIVELLQQAARGVAAAHVAGLVHRDLKPANLMVLDAGGSQPRAVVMDFGIAHASDASTLTGTHEVLGTPAYMAPEQGARREARRWTRAPTSGASAPRSTTR; encoded by the coding sequence ATGCCAGCGCAGACGGCCGCGCGCGTAATCGGCGGGTCGAGATCGTGCTGCAGTAGCCAGCGACGTGGCGCAGGTCGAACAGCGGCTGATCGCGCGCTACGGCACGCTGTCGCTGCTCGGCAGCGGCGGCATGGGCGCGGTCTATCGGGTGCACGATGCGGCACGCGGCGGCGAGGTGGCGATCAAGACCGTGGCGGTCGCCGATCCGCGCCTGCGCAGCGCCTGCGGCGCGAGGCGGAACTGCTGGCGCGGCTGTCGCACCCGCATGTGTGCCCGATCCTCGAATGGCAGGAGGAGGACGACGGCGCCTGGATCGTGATGCCGGTGCTGGACGGCACCACCTCGATCGTTGCGCGCGATCTCACCGTCGACACCATCGTCGAGCTGCTGCAGCAGGCCGCGCGCGGGGTCGCCGCCGCGCACGTTGCCGGCCTGGTGCATCGCGACCTCAAGCCCGCCAACCTGATGGTGCTCGACGCTGGCGGCAGCCAGCCGCGCGCGGTCGTGATGGACTTCGGCATCGCCCATGCCAGCGACGCCAGCACGCTGACCGGCACCCACGAAGTGCTCGGCACGCCCGCCTACATGGCGCCCGAACAGGGCGCGCGGCGAGAAGCGCGCAGGTGGACGCGCGCGCCGACGTCTGGGGCCTCGGCGCCACGCTCTACGACGCGCTGA
- a CDS encoding OmpA family protein, translating to MVGHSDSQGGFAHNQKLSAERAASVLAALVQRFGVAAARLSAHGVGPLAPGRRECQRRRPRA from the coding sequence GTGGTCGGCCACAGCGACAGCCAGGGCGGCTTCGCGCACAACCAGAAGCTGTCGGCGGAGCGCGCCGCGAGCGTGCTTGCCGCGCTGGTGCAGCGCTTTGGCGTGGCCGCGGCGCGACTGTCGGCGCACGGCGTCGGCCCGCTGGCGCCGGGCCGCCGGGAATGCCAGCGCAGACGGCCGCGCGCGTAA